A genomic stretch from Solanum stenotomum isolate F172 chromosome 8, ASM1918654v1, whole genome shotgun sequence includes:
- the LOC125874508 gene encoding uncharacterized protein LOC125874508 produces MEFEEEGFRFRPENSELLTYLLRFMAEKDLHDDGFITQCDVYKQEPWLTYSRGRHCGGGDDGDTSIFRYFISPRHKKKKTNDRFCRVVGKNLGTWKQQDKGKMVVSKHNKSLSMGLKKSLYYDTNMCCPDDSKWLMKEYAFCEAILRKFENSNFKDYCICAIKTKPEKNSAICSRSSNVSTTVMDTKVISGANSVVPRMDQKCKEVTPINIVEPMVQIQEASSGEEKIKELLENDDPEITLMRNEDYGMINHPINVVENPAMEAAGEWNGVLEFENTMPENNLPKEPAHLQQDCPFGVNEDRIASFVGLLSGCGNSAIRNNQEAPGEENGQLELNTFSQIQQPMIPDFANVKSNITMPEIYDTLAEYMGVDVLMNLNNELLIHPFDFSKRAIVESNQHPVQITQEAAGEENGLLGQTVSPFSKGQEFVMPENNVPEMFDTGDTLLEINQTPQEEFETLCETEESSFVADLTKALLDHEPLKDISDAIRNTLLLDQQSWQSNAHLQDMLL; encoded by the exons ATggagtttgaagaagaagggtttCGATTTCGTCCTGAGAATTCAGAGTTACTTACATACCTTCTCAGGTTTATGGCTGAAAAAGATTTGCATGACGATGGTTTTATTACCCAGTGTGATGTTTACAAACAAGAACCTTGGCTAACTTATAGCCGTGGGCGTCATTGTGGAGGAGGAGATGATGGGGATACTAGTATTTTTCGATACTTTATTTCACCCAgacataagaaaaagaaaactaacgatAGATTTTGCAGAGTTGTGGGTAAAAATCTTGGGACTTGGAAGCAACAAGATAAGGGGAAAATGGTTGTGAGTAAACATAACAAGTCTTTGAGTATGGGACTCAAGAAGAGTCTCTATTATGATACTAACATGTGTTGTCCTGATGATAGCAAGTGGCTCATGAAGGAATATGCCTTTTGTGAAGCTATTCTTAGAAAGTTCGAAAACTCTAATTTTAAAGATTATTGTATTTGTGCAATAAAAACGAAGCCTGAAAAAAATTCTGCTATTTGTTCTCGAAGTAGTAATGTGAGTACAACTGTTATGGATACAAAGGTGATTTCAGGGGCAAATTCTGTTGTGCCGCGGATGGATCAGAAATGTAAGGAGGTCACTCCTATCAATATTGTTGAACCAATGGTGCAAATTCAAGAGGCTTCATCAGGTGAAGAGAAGATCAAAGAGCTATTAGAAAACGATGATCCTGAAATAACACTTATGCGGAATGAGGACTATGGAATGATCAATCATCCTATCAATGTCGTTGAAAATCCAGCGATGGAA GCTGCTGGTGAATGGAATGGTGTTTTGGAATTTGAGAACACAATGCCAGAAAATAATCTGCCTAAGGAACCAGCACACCTGCAGCAAGATTGTCCTTTTGGTGTTAATGAGGACCGTATTGCAAGCTTTGTTGGACTACTATCTGGTTGTGGGAACTCTGCTATCAGGAACAATCAAGAGGCCCCCGGAGAAGAGAATGGTCAGTTGGAGCTAAATACTTTTTCTCAAATACAACAACCTATGATTCCTGACTTTGCGAATGTGAAGTCAAATATCACTATGCCTGAAATATATGATACTTTGGCTGAATATATGGGTGTCGATGTATTGATGAATCTGAACAATGAGCTGCTGATCCATCCTTTTGATTTTTCTAAACGAGCAATAGTAGAATCTAATCAGCATCCAGTGCAGATCACTCAAGAGGCTGCTGGTGAAGAGAATGGTCTGTTGGGGCAAACTGTGTCGCCTTTTTCCAAAGGTCAAGAATTTGTTATGCCAGAAAATAACGTGCCTGAAATGTTCGATACGGGTGACACATTGTTGGAGATAAACCAGACACCACAAGAGGAATTTGAGACACTTTGTGAAACAGAAGAATCCAGCTTTGTTGCAGACCTTACAAAAGCCTTGTTAGATCATGAGCCTTTGAAGGATATATCAGATGCAATTAGGAATACATTATTGTTGGACCAACAATCTTGGCAGTCTAACGCGCATTTACAAGATATGCTGCTCTGA